Proteins from one Ipomoea triloba cultivar NCNSP0323 chromosome 1, ASM357664v1 genomic window:
- the LOC116030155 gene encoding palmitoyl-acyl carrier protein thioesterase, chloroplastic-like, translating to MVATAATAAFFPVGNLLPESGAQTSGKLGGTAPVSLNARGIKPKSSTSRNLQVKASAQAPPKVNGTKIGVMEGHKTDDEVTSSSHPRTFINQLPDWSMLLAAITTVFLAAEKQWMMLDWKPKRSNELIDPFGLGRIMQEGLIFRQNFNIRSYEIGADKTASIETMMNHLQETALNHVKTAGLLGDGFGSTPEMCKKNLIWVVSKMQVLVDRYPTWGDVVQVDTWVAASGKNGMRRDWLLRDSSTGDTLMRASSLWVMMNKETRRLAKMPDEVRAEIGSYFVDTPPIIDDDSRKLPKLDDSTAQYIRSGLTPRWSDLDVNQHVNNVKYIGWILESAPLPILESHELAGMTLEYRRECRRDSVVQSLTSVVGNDVGDLATSGSVECQHLLRLESGAEIVKGRTEWRPKSPNSFGEIDQLPAESA from the exons ATGGTTGCCACTGCTGCTACTGCTGCATTTTTCCCTGTTGGCAATCTGCTTCCGGAGTCTGGTGCCCAAACATCTGGAAAGTTGGGAGGAACTGCACCTGTAAGCCTCAATGCACGAGGCATTAAGCCAAAATCTTCTACCTCTCGAAACTTACAAGTGAAGGCCAGTGCACAAGCACCTCCCAAGGTTAATGGAACCAAGATAGGTGTTATGGAAGGTCACAAAACCGATGATGAGGTGACCTCATCTTCTCACCCAAGGACCTTTATCAATCAGTTGCCTGACTGGAGCATGCTCCTTGCTGCCATTACAACAGTTTTCTTGGCTGCTGAGAAGCAATGGATGATGCTTGATTGGAAGCCAAAACGCTCAAACGAACTCATTGATCCTTTTGGTTTGGGAAGAATTATGCAAGAGGGATTAATTTTTCGTCAGAATTTCAATATTAGGTCCTATGAAATAGGAGCTGATAAGACTGCTTCTATAGAAACAATGATGAATCATTTGCAG GAAACTGCCCTGAACCATGTGAAGACTGCAGGACTCTTGGGTGATGGGTTTGGCTCAACCCCAGAAATGTGCaagaaaaatttaatttgggtTGTAAGTAAAATGCAGGTTCTTGTGGATCGTTATCCTACTTG GGGTGATGTTGTTCAAGTAGACACATGGGTAGCTGCATCAGGGAAGAATGGTATGCGGCGTGATTGGCTTCTCCGTGATAGCAGTACAGGGGACACATTAATGCGAGCTTCCAG CTTGTGGGTGATGATGAACAAAGAAACAAGGAGATTGGCAAAAATGCCAGATGAGGTCCGAGCTGAAATTGGAAGCTATTTTGTTGATACACCACCTATTATTGATGATGACAGTAGGAAGTTACCGAAGCTTGATGATTCTACAGCACAATACATTCGCAGTGGCTTAACT CCAAGGTGGAGTGACTTAGATGTGAATCAACATGTTAATAATGTTAAATATATTGGCTGGATCCTCGAG AGTGCACCCTTGCCAATCTTGGAGAGTCATGAGTTAGCAGGCATGACTTTGGAGTACAGGAGGGAGTGTAGGAGGGATAGCGTGGTGCAATCGCTCACCTCAGTCGTGGGCAACGATGTCGGGGACTTGGCTACCTCGGGATCTGTTGAGTGCCAACATTTGCTTCGCCTCGAGAGTGGTGCTGAAATCGTCAAGGGAAGGACCGAGTGGAGGCCGAAATCCCCAAACAGTTTCGGGGAGATAGATCAGCTCCCAGCCGAGAGCGCCTAA